Proteins found in one bacterium genomic segment:
- a CDS encoding GNAT family N-acetyltransferase codes for MPSPAASGFLAWLHACLAEDPRDLAWPREWRLPDGRRTGLFDPHNAALTLYDVAPGEMATPDLLPALAAGDEAPALCSRIVVFARPGGGDDWRAAGFGREGEVPGFWSDGATAVLRARTWGPRAGVANPEPPVPAAVAAAPLPPGFTTRIADPEDAAAIRDLLAGVFAGYPIPADPGVVRYALAGGLVHGRVAVADTGEIAAYASAEFQPGGGAPEITDCATRPARRGLGLMRRLVDELRADLDRLFGLTGAYALVRDDGPAMARVLARAGWRRTGRLDGHYRVGDRWITAHLWLPQPGGRAAGDRAQIRPGRSD; via the coding sequence GTGCCGTCACCCGCCGCCTCCGGCTTCCTCGCCTGGCTCCACGCCTGCCTGGCCGAAGACCCGCGCGACCTCGCGTGGCCTCGCGAATGGCGCCTGCCCGACGGCCGCCGCACCGGGCTCTTCGACCCCCACAACGCCGCGCTCACCCTGTACGACGTGGCCCCCGGGGAAATGGCGACGCCCGATCTTCTCCCCGCCCTCGCGGCCGGGGACGAGGCCCCCGCCCTGTGCTCCCGGATCGTCGTCTTCGCCCGCCCGGGCGGCGGCGACGACTGGCGCGCGGCGGGCTTCGGCCGCGAGGGCGAGGTGCCCGGCTTCTGGTCGGACGGGGCGACCGCGGTGCTTCGGGCCCGCACCTGGGGGCCCCGCGCCGGGGTCGCCAACCCGGAACCGCCCGTGCCGGCGGCCGTCGCCGCCGCGCCGCTGCCGCCGGGATTCACCACCCGCATCGCCGACCCCGAGGACGCCGCCGCCATTCGCGACCTCCTGGCCGGGGTCTTCGCCGGCTATCCGATTCCCGCCGATCCCGGCGTGGTGCGGTACGCCCTGGCCGGCGGCCTGGTGCACGGGCGCGTGGCCGTGGCCGACACCGGCGAGATCGCCGCCTACGCGTCGGCCGAGTTCCAGCCCGGGGGCGGCGCCCCCGAGATCACCGACTGCGCGACCCGGCCGGCCCGCCGCGGTCTCGGCCTGATGCGCCGGCTGGTGGATGAACTGCGCGCCGACCTGGACCGGCTCTTCGGGCTGACGGGCGCCTACGCCCTGGTGCGGGACGACGGGCCGGCCATGGCCCGGGTCCTGGCCCGGGCGGGTTGGCGTCGGACCGGCCGCCTGGACGGCCACTACCGGGTGGGCGACCGCTGGATCACGGCGCATCTGTGGTTGCCGCAGCCCGGGGGACGGGCCGCGGGCGACCGGGCCCAAATCCGACCTGGAAGGTCTGATTAG